One Littorina saxatilis isolate snail1 linkage group LG12, US_GU_Lsax_2.0, whole genome shotgun sequence genomic region harbors:
- the LOC138983169 gene encoding uncharacterized protein codes for MLNLESSSGIGAIMDKRRSSRTSVASASVEVVEIVDAKSPEVDSRGHSPECSQGSTSSTSSQSTEEVDPAQKRALISQLKCFVRLHELDSTIKDSGSEWYQEGNLWRRSCSSILPAIELLHESTAGAATEPSPPLEESLGEEQTTGTMLQEPPSITSPVLQVQVTTGSPRLTLGQDSLTESPLPQENASMKMKSPPVQPEASLSPGDDSSLGSSRLVESNLHVEATPPVLSGEMPMMKVIKKDPPEPHSSVEKVVQPRSRARKNRPSGGGKSGASQPVESDVPIEYSSDVEIKHGLSKKRPTTARKSLQKQSASETKSPKVHPIKVAKSGPEQSTEAEKPPEKHITAVLKSVPKQSTHAEKSPQDQTTNMAKTCRGQLAKVKVATHLQEQPTEVTKSARASRATRSSHANKASASASAEPATPLDGSLPSAPSLPLDLLARVIKKEPASPPTSTSDTKAKRASRKRQTTKPSAVDITIPGPPLDESSSPQDLPSSGKLPSAEGLPQEPVKSLSLGESGVLQEQSSSEKTSLPQAQAEQVSKPQQLAPAGKPSAIEKTKVSLPVESGSPVRESSPVVTSTLTKSLSVEEKIHRSILKPPVPEDQPKKSVKFSLASPSSVNKPSTIKNISLDVSLQPTASLEQGTAVAPQLTKDKPAKSAARSTSNRKASAGLSADDTLPKQNSSQDSPLLEEPPAKKAKSGSHSRSLAKQDESLRKLSAAIRHPLRTSSTDVPFKSGSSSEAPSALSHPEKQVKSVGLPCSPTSTCANKSTSSSTDVLIKSCSLAEAPSEKQVKSVGIPCLPTSTGANKNAGSGSVEQSSTVKPSPCQDPPSEKTTVGIKSVSDVQPLAPSNEVQIVRRRSSTSSRALDKTCTASTSRLPEVEFLKESPVVKPPSSQRKINKPGKNQQGKSDKPGQTQQGKSHKPAKTLEILPAKKSSTVSKTKVDVSVDPSSQSVLSSPRDSPLSRKASSRMMEASKTVPEARSSLANKTSVNLVQSSVPPEPSSSSKESPPHEAPAAKKMKESIPTSKANTPQTIPHATNSVPVVKTSATLLSRSSSLLEQSSPTETFPLQDPSAESERESPVPHCSSATRPSVLSNTATTTSLPIDSVSHSPMECFSQAATLASARSLSDEFTAPKKPVSREELRGTKTATPVKLLAKTSTLSPVMRVMSLTPQKTSGAGDAVEDVREMLQVDDVSTSSQVQPPVYTSPSIQPAADAAAANTTPKTTLRNLKSRLLKDLEDAMAPSVETIPFSLPSDVTTSLTSTFTSTFTTSVSQSGPVQPFDFTMTGGGEGLPGIQMPQRLGLTSDMETDWSAQEVSMDLKEDENVDDMDVLSLYDYDTFLEEDDFDTSSHYTLPNRSVSYSTSRPLGGEGSVARSEESMSISVVNLQGNDESTSSSQNQKEKAGDLRLAANEEESDEKPVNDNEAKKSRDDKKESDAESVKDKEAKKSRDDACAPTKEKEVVKQLSEYQKSEKLADNTRSKGSPSISSQKDSRKIQRREDKHREKPEATNAPRSSRSLSPPSRSRPETQKRSERTSPPKRQIQEMSSVQKARQSMRDSKRELEAELKRNIERRAIAAATETVTKIHNMGSLKIERSLVLNLMHLFIREGAVPQLMKVFTFICNQGLFTQEVCNAYIRLGCAESSRYDKQLKNIFQYLRRFSIQPSGDCLFALLRVYSDHDEDPKMFWHMLSYFGTFRGFSVPLPLLEQAINSLLKHRDRDALSKFNQWVLTASLEPLQKLGLALVGRIASILQPASRTRLQKLIGEAQEKEIAESVKEALPEKEETVLKTPQALSDKDFQYYGDRIKEYGVYRNWAGLAKTFAELCQSSGGSQLFLNDFSRMLLKHDVVPSTDRFLHCLYDLYQKETPEESTLDTLSLAHLAAILLQRACSTHPVEVTLTLLDAILCCPLVPKRLLMNCGDTGCKIMAAFLECGRPLAAVDVLKNTRLQKEDEQWAPLVTGLLQQLVAAQDIPSAVSMLTHVAEQTSMGKKMQASCKSPNVPLPATCLIPPNWFDVTACPGKKMQASCKSPNVPLPATCILQPNYSEITLRHPEFLSQLFEILNMQLDHTTLP; via the exons atgctaaacttggagtccagctctg GTATCGGTGCTATCATGGATAAACGTCGCAGTTCCAGAACGTCTGTTGCTTCGGCCTCTGTGGAGGTGGTAGAAATAGTGGACGCGAAATCACCTGAAGTAGACAGCAGGGGCCACAG TCCCGAGTGTTCACAAG GCTCTACTAGTTCTACCAGCAGCCAGTCAACAGAAGAAGTAGACCCAGCACAGAAACGGGCCTTGATCTCTCAGCTCAAGTGTTTTGTACGTCTGCACGAACTTGACTCCACAATCAAAGACAGTGGGTCGGAGTGGTACCAGGAAGGTAACCTTTGGCGAAGATCCTGCAGCTCTATTTTACCTGCAATAGAACTTCTACATGAGAGTACGGCAGGAGCGGCTACTGAACCAAGTCCTCCACTCGAAGAAAGTCTTGGAGAAGAACAGACTACAGGTACTATGCTGCAGGAACCTCCATCAATAACCAGCCCTGTACTTCAGGTACAGGTCACCACTGGGTCGCCACGTCTTACGTTAGGTCAAGATTCACTGACAGAGTCACCTTTGCCTCAAGAAAATGCCTCCATGAAAATGAAGTCTCCCCCAGTACAACCTGAAGCCAGTCTTTCCCCTGGTGATGATTCATCCCTCGGGTCAAGTCGTTTGGTGGAAAGTAACTTGCACGTAGAAGCCACTCCGCCCGTACTTTCGGGAGAAATGCCTATGATGAAGGTGATTAAAAAAGACCCACCAGAACCACATAGTTCTGTGGAAAAAGTGGTACAGCCTCGTTCAAGAGCGCGCAAAAATAGACCCTCTGGTGGTGGTAAGTCAGGTGCTAGCCAGCCTGTTGAGTCCGATGTTCCAATAGAATACAGTTCAGATGTGGAAATTAAGCACGGTTTGTCTAAAAAACGGCCAACAACAGCAAGAAAGTCTCTCCAGAAACAATCTGCAAGCGAGACAAAGTCTCCCAAGGTACACCCGATAAAAGTAGCAAAGTCTGGCCCAGAACAATCTACAGAAGCAGAAAAGCCTCCAGAGAAACACATTACAGCAGTGTTAAAGTCTGTCCCCAAACAGTCTACACATGCAGAAAAGTCTCCACAAGACCAAACTACAAACATGGCGAAAACTTGCCGAGGACAACTGGCCAAAGTGAAAGTAGCAACACATTTGCAAGAGCAACCTACAGAAGTGACTAAATCTGCACGCGCATCACGTGCAACCAGATCTTCTCATGCTAACAAAGCGTCTGCCAGTGCAAGCGCTGAGCCAGCAACTCCGCTGGATGGAAGTCTACCATCAGCACCGTCTTTACCTTTAGACCTGCTTGCAAGAGTGATCAAAAAGGAACCTGCTTCGCCTCCCACATCAACTTCGGACACTAAAGCAAAAAGAGCCAGTCGAAAAAGACAAACAACCAAACCATCTGCTGTTGACATTACTATTCCTGGTCCACCTCTTGATGAATCTAGTTCTCCACAGGACCTACCTTCATCTGGCAAACTCCCTTCTGCTGAGGGACTTCCTCAGGAACCAGTGAAGTCTCTTTCGCTTGGAGAGTCGGGTGTTTTGCAGGAACAAAGTTCTTCAGAGAAAACATCTTTGCCCCAGGCACAGGCCGAGCAAGTGAGTAAACCTCAGCAGTTAGCGCCTGCAGGCAAACCTTCAGCTATTGAAAAGACTAAGGTTAGCCTGCCTGTCGAGTCAGGGTCTCCAGTGAGAGAGTCTTCACCAGTGGTGACGTCAACTTTGACCAAATCTCTCTCTGTGGAAGAAAAAATTCATCGTAGTATACTGAAGCCTCCAGTCCCTGAAGATCAGCCCAAGAAATCGGTGAAGTTCTCACTAGCATCCCCTTCAAGTGTAAACAAGCCATCTACTATCAAAAACATCAGCCTTGATGTGTCTCTTCAGCCCACTGCTTCACTTGAGCAGGGCACAGCAGTAGCACCACAATTAACGAAAGATAAACCTGCCAAATCTGCCGCCAGATCCACCTCTAATAGGAAGGCTTCAGCTGGTCTTTCTGCAGATGATACTCTACCGAAACAGAATTCATCTCAGGACTCGCCTTTGCTGGAGGAACCTCCTGCAAAGAAGGCAAAAAGTGGGTCACACTCAAGATCACTGGCTAAGCAGGATGAGTCACTGAGAAAACTCTCTGCAGCTATCCGTCATCCATTACGCACAAGTAGTACAGATGTGCCGTTCAAGTCAGGTTCTTCATCAGAGGCACCCTCTGCTCTGAGTCATCCTGAGAAGCAGGTGAAGTCTGTAGGTTTACCTTGTTCACCTACCTCTACCTGTGCAAACAAAagtactagtagtagtactGATGTGCTGATCAAGTCTTGTTCTTTAGCAGAGGCACCCTCTGAGAAGCAGGTGAAGTCTGTAGGTATACCTTGTCTACCTACCTCTACTGGTGCAAACAAAAATGCTGGCAGTGGGTCTGTAGAACAGAGTTCAACAGTGAAACCATCACCATGTCAGGATCCACCATCTGAAAAGACTACTGTTGGTATTAAAAGTGTGTCAGATGTCCAGCCTCTTGCACCAAGCAATGAGGTTCAGATAGTGAGACGACGATCTTCCACCAGTTCTCGCGCACTTGATAAGACTTGCACTGCTTCTACTTCTCGTTTGCCTGAAGTTGAGTTCTTGAAAGAGAGTCCAGTGGTGAAACCACCCTCATCTCAGAGAAAGATTAATAAACCAGGAAAAAATCAACAGGGAAAGTCTGATAAACCAGGACAAACTCAACAAGGAAAGTCTCATAAACCAGCAAAAACTCTAGAAATACTGCCTGCAAAGAAATCATCCACTGTAAGCAAGACAAAGGTTGATGTGTCTGTTGATCCCAGTAGTCAGTCTGTGCTAAGCTCACCCAGGGACTCACCTTTGTCTCGGAAAGCGAGCTCAAGGATGATGGAAGCTTCAAAAACTGTGCCTGAAGCCAGATCTTCTTTGGCGAACAAAACTTCTGTTAATCTTGTTCAGTCAAGTGTTCCGCCAGAACCAAGTTCGTCATCAAAAGAATCTCCACCTCATGAAGCaccagcagcaaaaaagatgAAGGAATCAATTCCAACTTCCAAAGCAAATACACCTCAAACGATTCCACATGCAACCAATTCAGTCCCAGTTGTCAAGACTTCTGCTACTCTGCTTAGCAGATCAAGTTCTCTACTGGAACAGAGTTCACCAACAGAAACATTTCCACTTCAAGATCCTTCTGCTGAAAGTGAAAGAGAATCACCTGTTCCACATTGTTCCTCTGCAACCAGACCATCAGTTCTCAGTAACACAGCCACAACCACAAGTCTGCCTATTGATTCCGTTTCCCATTCTCCAATGGAATGCTTTTCCCAAGCTGCAACATTGGCGTCTGCAAGATCACTTTCAGATGAATTCACAGCACCAAAGAAGCCTGTGTCTAGGGAAGAGTTACGAGGTACAAAGACTGCTACACCTGTCAAATTGTTGGCCAAAACATCAACCCTCTCACCTGTAATGAGAGTGATGTCCCTGACCCCTCAAAAAACGAGTGGAGCTGGCGATGCCGTCGAAGACGTGAGAGAAATGCTTCAGGTGGATGATGTGAGCACAAGCTCTCAGGTACAACCTCCAGTCTACACGTCACCCTCCATCCAACCTGCAGCTGATGCTGCCGCTGCCAACACCACCCCAAAGACAACGCTCAGAAACCTCAAGTCTCGCCTTCTCAAAGACCTGGAAGATGCAATGGCTCCAAGTGTGGAAACCATTCCGTTCTCGCTGCCGTCAGATGTCACCACTTCCCTCACCAGCACTTTCACCAGCACTTTCACCACCAGTGTGAGCCAGTCAGGACCGGTGCAGCCGTTTGACTTCACCATGACCGGTGGTGGAGAGGGGTTACCCGGCATTCAGATGCCGCAGCGCCTGGGCTTGACGTCTGACATGGAGACGGACTGGTCGGCGCAAGAGGTGTCCATGGATCTGAAGGAGGATGAGAACGTTGACGACATGGATGTGCTGTCACTCTACGACTACGACACTTTCCTGGAGGAGGATGACTTTGATACATCATCACATTATACCTTACCAAACAG GTCTGTAAGCTACTCCACGTCGCGACCCTTGGGCGGAGAAGGTTCAGTGGCAAGATCTGAGGAAAGCATGTCGATATCTGTTGTCAACCTGCAAGGGAACGATGAATCAACTTCAAGCTCTCAAAATCAAAAAGAGAAAGCAGGTGACCTGAGATTGGCCGCCAATGAGGAGGAATCTGACGAAAAACCTGTTAACGACAACGAGGCAAAGAAATCAAGAGACGATAAGAAAGAATCTGACGCAGAATCTGTTAAAGACAAGGAGGCAAAGAAATCGAGAGACGATGCATGCGCACCAACCAAAGAGAAGGAAGTGGTGAAGCAACTTTCTGAATATCAGAAGTCGGAGAAGCTAGCAGACAACACACGCTCAAAGGGATCTCCAAGTATCAGCAGTCAAAAGGACAGTCGAAAGATTCAACGTAGAGAAGACAAGCATCGAGAGAAACCGGAAGCAACAAATGCACCTAGATCAAGCAGAAGTCTGTCTCCTCCATCCAGAAGCAGGCCTGAAACCCAGAAGCGATCAGAGCGAACCTCACCCCCAAAAAGGCAGATCCAAGAAATGTCTTCTGTTCAGAAAGCCAGGCAGTCCATGAGAGATAGCAAG AGAGAGCTTGAAGCAGAGCTGAAGCGCAACATAGAAAGAAGAGCCATTGCAGC GGCGACAGAGACAGTCACCAAAATCCACAACATGGGATCACTGAAGATTGAGAGAAGCCTGGTCCTGAACCTGATGCATCTATTCATCCGAGAAGGAGCAGTTCCACAGCTCATGAAGGTCTTCACATTCATCTGCAACCAGGGTCTTTTTACTCAAGA AGTATGCAATGCCTACATTCGCCTGGGGTGTGCTGAGAGCAGTCGCTATGACAAGCAGCTGAAGAATATTTTCCAGTACCTGAGGCGCTTCTCCATTCAGCCATCTGGAGATTGCCTCTTTGCACTTCTCAG GGTTTACAGCGACCATGATGAGGATCCAAAGATGTTCTGGCACATGCTGAGCTACTTTGGAACGTTCCGCGGATTCTCCGTGCCCTTGCCTCTCCTTGAGCAGGCCATCAATTCCCTGCTGAAACACAGAGATCGCGACGCTCTGAGCAAGTTCAACCAGTGGGTCCTGACGGCTAGCCTTGAACCTTTGCAGAAACTGGGTCTGGCTTTGGTCGGCAGAATTGCTTCCATTTTGCAACCTGCTTCCCGAACACGTCTGCAGAAACTCATTGGAGAAGCTCAAGAG AAGGAGATTGCAGAATCTGTGAAGGAGGCTCTGCCAGAAAAAGAAGAGACCGTTCTGAAAACCCCACAGGCTTTAAGTGACAAAGACTTTCAGTACTATGGTGACCGCATCAAG GAATATGGGGTGTACAGGAATTGGGCTGGCCTGGCGAAGACGTTTGCAGAACTGTGCCAAAGTTCTGGTGGCAGTCAACTTTTCCTGAATGATTTCAGCAGAATGTTGCTGAAGCATGATGTTGTTCCTTCTACGGACAGATTTCTTCACTGTCTTTATGATCTGTATCAGAAGG AGACTCCTGAGGAATCTACACTGGACACTCTATCACTGGCGCACCTTGCGGCCATATTGCTTCAGCGTGCCTGCAGCACACACCCGGTGgaggtgaccttgaccttgctgGATGCCATTTTGTGCTGCCCCCTGGTGCCCAAGAGACTGCTGATGAACTGTGGTGACACTGGGTGCAAGATTATGGCCGCCTTCCTTGAGTGCGGGCGACCTTTGGCGGCTGTGGATGTTCTGAAAA ATACAAGGCTGCAGAAAGAGGATGAGCAGTGGGCACCATTGGTGACTGGCTTGCTGCAGCAGTTGGTGGCGGCACAAGACATTCCTTCTGCAGTCTCCATGCTGACTCACGTGGCCGAGCAGACGTCTATGG